The following are encoded in a window of Chionomys nivalis chromosome X, mChiNiv1.1, whole genome shotgun sequence genomic DNA:
- the LOC130867546 gene encoding protein FAM104A-like, with the protein MVLEAATADEERKRRRDDNEEDNQDDPQSKRNRKDQAFQDPHAIESSSSANERNHSSINNPVRGSVPESSVNRNIAELYSNVLEFSHEDHALCQGQGPYYNINKILKEAHFYSLQQRGQSPM; encoded by the exons ATGGTCCTGGAAGCTGCGACTGCAGATGAGGAGCG gaaaaggagaagagatgaCAACGAGGAGGACAACCAAGATGACCCTCAATCAAAGAGGAATAGGAAGGACCAGGCCTTCCAGGACCCTCACGCTATAGAG TCGTCAAGCAGTGCTAATGAAAGAAACCACAGCAGCATCAATAACCCAGTACGAGGAAGTGTACCAGAAAGCAGCGTAAACCGAAACATTGCTGAACTTTACTCCAATGTCCTCGAGTTCTCACACGAAGACCATGCACTGTGCCAAGGACAAGGTCCTTACTACAACATCAACAAGATCTTGAAGGAAGCCCATTTCTACAGCCTACAGCAGAGAGGACAATCACCGATGTGA